ACAGGGGTCAGCGTCAGCGCCGCAATCAGAGTGAGAGTACTGCGTTGCGCTGTCTTCATTTGGCAACTCCGAAGCAATACATCATGCCGTCATAACTGGGGATATACACGCGTCCATTCGCTGCGGTGATTCCCGCGAAGTGATTCCAGCTCGCGATCTGGTTGCCGCTCGACCACAGCATCTTTCCGGTAGCTGCGTCCAGCGCTACCAACACCGCGTGCCTTGAGTAGTGAATACGCGTGTTCGACTGCTGTGACCACGGCCCCTTGGGCAGCATCTCCGGCGTCTTATCCCAGTAGTTGTCGTCCCACTGCTGACGCGCATCTTCTCCGGAGCCATTCACAAAGATCACACCATTCAGGATCACGGCTTCATCGGGATGATCGATATCTTCGCTGGTCCACACTGGCGTAAAGCCGAACTTGCCGCCGGTCTCCGTTACCTTCAGCGTCGTCACACCACCGCCACCCATCTTCGGTGCGGGTGCGTAGTGAGTTGCGCCGATGTACTTCGGATTGGCAGGACCGAAAAACGGCACTACCACGTACAGATCGCCCTTCGCATCCACGTAGGTGCTGATCGCTCCCCACACGCCTTCTTCCGCGAAGTTGCCGTTGAGGTTACAAAGCAGCGGTGTCTGCGCCAGCGGAGTGCGATGGTCGTCACCGCCGAGGTTATCGCGGTCCAGCAGCCAGAGGCGGCACTCCTTCGATGTGCCGATCAGCAGCTTATGCCCCTTCCAGTCCACGGAGACCGGGGTCACATTCACATCCAGGTCGCGCTTGAACATGTACTCGGCATTCTTCGGTGCGTAGAAGTCGTTCAACTGCAGTTCGCCAGACTTGTCGAGTTTTACGCCAATGATGCCGTTACCGAGATGGCCGTTCTCTACATCCCACACTCCGTCACCGGTTCCCATGTAGCTCTCGCCGTCGGGGCTGAGCCCGACTCCGCGCCGTCCCCATAGCCCACCGCCTGAAGGGATAAACGCCGTTGCGATGCGGGTCTTCGTGTCATAAGCAAAGGTCGAGTTGGTCAAACCGCCGCAGCCCTGCGCAGTGCTGGTGTAGATCACACCATTCAGATAGTTCAGCGCGTACGGCTTGCCGTTCGCTGGAATGAACTTCTCTGGCGCCTCCAGCTCTTTTCCGTCGGCAACGTTCATCTTGCGCAGATAGCCGTCCCAACCGATCGCCCAGACGGTCCAATCGCCAGACTTCTCGCCGCGAACAACCACCGGCACCGCCGTCTGACCGCCGGGGCAGAGTGTAGCGCTCGTCTTGGGTGGTTGATAGTCGGTCTTGTAAGTCACATGCCAGATTGTGTTGCCCGTATTCGCATCCAGGCCATAGAGCTCATCCAGCACGCCTACCACAACGGCGATGTTCTTTTTGCCCGCAGGAGTTTCGACGTTTTCTACCAGCAGCGGCGGGAAGAGGTTGTGCATCTCGCGCGGTTTGGAGTCGAGCTGCACCTTCCACAGCAGCTTCATGTTCTTCACGTTCTGTACCGTGAAGGACTTGTCTCCCTGAACCCAGCCGGTGCGTCCCACATCGACGCCCTCGGTCAGGATGTTTACCGCCCATGCGGCCGCCCCGCCGCCCAACAGCAACACGGCAGGTAACAGCAGTTTGTTCCAGCAGAATCGACGCATATGCCAGCCTCGAACCCAATTGCCTTAGGGAGGAAATCTCCCGCAACATATTGAGACGTTTCAATTTCGGACCGGAGATTTGCCCGCCGGAAAGTCCTTCCTGCTTGCGGTTCATCCGTTGTCCGATTTCGCGGGCAAGAGTACGCGGAGAAGAAAGCACTCGTCAACCGCTAAAATTCAGGGTTTTTCGCGGAACTTCGAACAAAAATTTAGCTGCAACCACCCTCTCGGCTGGGGGATCATGGTTTGAATTTGCCTCTTCCGGAAGGACACAAGAAAAATATGAGACGTTTCATTTTTCTCTTGAGTGTTGTCTTCTCCCTCTGCTAGGTTGATCGATCATGCGTGGTCTTCGCCTCCCTCTCGCCGTTGTCGCCGCTACCGTGGCAGCTCTCCTCTGCTCCGCCCGCGGAGCCCAGGCGCAACAACTGCCGGAAGGTCCCACCCGCGACCTGGTGACCAGCACCTGCTCACGCTGCCATGAGTTCGACCGCGTACTCTCGCAGCATCAGGACAAGGATGGTTGGAGCGCCATCGTCAACAAGATGGTCGGACTCGGTCTGCAGGCCAGCGACGACGACATCAAGAAGATCGTGGACTACCTGGCCACGAACCTGCCGGCGGAGAAGGTCGAAAAGCTGAACATCAACAAAATGACCGCCGTGCAATTTGAAACCACACTCGGCATTCCTCGCCCCCTCTCCCGGGCCATCATCGAGTACCGCGATAAGAACGGTGATTTCAAAACACTCGACGACCTCAAGAAAGTTCCGGGCGTAGACCCGGCCAAGGTCGAAGCAAAGAAAGACCGGCTGACAGTCTAAGCTCCGCTTCTCCGTCTAGGCTCCGTTTCTCTCAGCTTGCCTGGCGTTCGTGATGAACGCCTGCAGTTTCTCAGGATCTTTCTTCCCGGGCGCGCTTTCCACGCCGCTGGCCACATCCACGCCCCACGGGCGTAGCGTCCGGATGGCCTCGGCCACATTCTCCGGCCTGAGACCTCCTGCGAGGATGATAGGCATTCCCCGTCGCGCTATCTCAAAACTCGCCCGCGCCAGATTCCAATCGAAGGCCGTCCCTGTGCCTCCGCTGGCAGAAGCAGTCTTCGCATCGACCAGCAGCCGCGCGGCCAACCCATCTTCCGCGATGCGACGCGTACTCGCCTCAAAGGCCTCAGCCTGTTCCAGCCCGGCGGTCACCTGCCAGTGCAGCGTCTGCAGAATCGTGACCGGCGTGCTCAGTCCCTTGCGCAGTCCCAGGATCAGCTCTGGGGTGTAATCCCCGTGCAGCTGCACCCCTGTCAGCCCGGCATACTCCACCGCCGCGCGAATGGCGGCCAGATCAAGCTCGGCGAAGACACCGACCTTCTCGATCGATTCCGGCAGCTCCTGCACAATCGGCGCCACCTGTTCGGGCGTCATCCGACGCGAGCTCGCAGCGGCGAAGACAAACCCAAGCGCATCCGCTCCCAGCTCTGCGGCGAGCTTCGCGTCATCCAGGTTCGTATTGGCGCAGATCTTTACCCACATGATGGCTTATCCGATCAGCTCACGCAGCATGGCGCCCGGCGAGGGCTGACGCATCAATGTCTCGCCGATAAGGAAGGCATCGAAGCCCGCCACACGCAGATTCTCAACATCCTGCCGCGAAGCAATGCCGCTCTCCGCAACTCGCACTACACCGTCCGGAAGCTGCGATGCCAGCTCCACCGCACGTTCGATGGAGACATCGAAGGTCTTCAAATTGCGGCTGTTCACACCGACGCACTCGCAATCCAACTGCAGCGCACGATCCAACTCCTCCTGATCGTGCACCTCGCACAACACATCCAGGCCATAGGTGCGCGCGGTATCGCGCAGCACCCGCAGATCTTCATCTCCAAGCGCCGCCATGATCAGCAGAATGGCATCCGCACCGGCGGCGCGGGCTTCCAGCACCTGGAAGGGCTCGACCATGAAGTCCTTGCGCAGGCAGGGAATCTTCACTGCGGCCGAGACACGGCGCAGATTCTCAAGGCCACCCAGAAAGAAGACCTCGTCGGTCAACACCGAGAGACAGGCCGCCCCTGCCGCTTCAAGCTCAGTGCCCAGAGCCACCGGCTCAAACTCTGCCCGGATCAGCCCCTTGGAGGGCGACGCCTTCTTCAACTCCGCAATCACGGCAGGTCCGGTCTCCGCACGCTCACGCAGTGCGCGGGCAAAGCCTCGCGGAGTATGTGCCGCCGCTGCTTCTTCCAGAGCAGCAAACTCGGCGGCTGCCTTGCGGGCAGAGACTTCTATGCGGGTATTGGCCAGAATACGTTCCAGATGACTCGACATGCCTGTCCCCATTGTAGATACACTGGTGCCAGCATGAAATTCCGTCGCCTTTCGCTGTTGCTCGCCCTTACTGTTGGTGTCTTTACCGTTTCTGCCCGTGCCCAGTTGGGCGTCTATGGCACTGTGAATGTGCAGCAGGTAAGTGTCAGCGGAAAGAATGTTGCTCCGGTCGGTGGCGGCGGCGGCGTTTATTACGACTTCAAACAGATCGGCCGCATCAAGCTCGGTGCCGATGTCCGCGGCAGTGTCGCCAGCAGCAAACAGGGCAACGATAACGGCTTCAACGGCGTAGGAACCCGCATTCATACCGCCCTCGGCGGCGTGCGTGCCAGCACTACGCTTCCCGTGAACTGGATCAAGCCTTATCTGCAGGGTTCAGTCGGCTGGGGTGGCAGCAACTTCGGAGCCTCACAGAATATCAGCGGTGGACTTGCCTATGAGGCCTTTGCCGGCGTTGACCTGAAGGTCGCTCCCATCATGGATGTCCGCCTGGCCGAGTTCGGCATCGGCTCGATTCATGCGAACAACAGTAATCACGAGTTGAAGACCATCAGCTTCGGCGTTGTTCTCCATCTGCCGTAACGAGCGCTTCCGGCTTAAACAGAAAACCCGGCCGTTGGCCGGGTTTCAATCTTTATGGTGCCGAAGAGAGGACTCGAACCTCCACACCCTTGCGAGTACATGGACCTGAACCATGCGCGTCTGCCAATTCCGCCACTTCGGCACGGGACAACCACAACAGCGCGTCGTGGCCTTGCAGAAATATTAGTGTTTCAAACCTTTGCTGGCATGTCAAACCAACACAGGTTTCCCCTAAACAAACATATGCTTGCCCTTCGTTCCCACGGACTGTATCGTTTGTGAAACGTCGCGGCCCCTGGAGCGTCTGAACGAAGCATGAACGACCCGAAACAGGAACAGGTCATCCCCGAGGATCTCGCACTGGAGATCCGTAAGCTCGCCCACGACCTCTCGAATGCCCTCGAGATCATCGTGCAGACCAGCTACCTGCTCTCTACCGCCGAGCTAAAACCGCCCGCCTCAGACTGGCTGGGCATGATGGACTCGGGTGTGCAGAAGGCGCTGGACCTGAACCTGCAGCTCCGCAACTACATCAAGACCCATAGCCCCAAATAACGAGGACTACTTCGCGGCTACTTTCGTCGCAGCGAATGAGCTCTCCGGGTACCACTCCGGTCTGCCCTTGGCATCGGCGACCCGCGTTGCCAGTTGCGCCAGCAGACTGGTGAACTGGGCTGCGCCAACCTTGTCCACCGGCTGATTCAGATCGTCGGAGGGCCGGTGATAGCGCACCGCTACCCAGGTATTGAAGGTCTTCTCCTCCGGGGAGCCCGGGGTCCAGCCGAACTTGAAGGCCAGGGCCGGAATGCCCTGCTTCACAAAGTTCACCTGGTCCGAGCGGATAAACCGGTTCTCATCCGGCTGTTTGTCGAACTGCGGCTCCACATCGTTCAACTGGCACACGGCGCGGGCGTCGTTCCCCAGCGTCGACTCACCAAGCCCTTGAATCTCCAGGTAGCGCAGCGGGAACAGAGGCAGATACATATCCATGTTCAGGTCAGCAACGATCGCCGATTTCGGCACCGTTGGCCTGGTCGCAAAGTACTGCGATCCCAGCTCGCCCATCTCCTCGGCTGCGAGCGCCACAAACAGAATCGACCGCTTCGGGCGAGCACCTGCCGCCAGCAGCTTCGCCGTCTCGATCAGCGAAGCTACACCGGAGGCATTATCCATCGCTCCGTTGTAGAGGTTGTCACCATCCACAGGACGCCCAATCCCCAGGTGGTCAAGGTGCGCGCTGATGACCAGGTACTCCTTCTTCAGCTTCGTATCCGCGCCCTCCAGCAGGCCAACGACGTTCGGGGCATGAAGGTGCTCCGCAGTCTTGATGGCAGTCGTCGCATGCAGCGTTCCCGGAAAAGCGAAGTGAGCCAGCGGCTTGCCGGCGTCGCCAGAGGCCTTGATCTCGGCGAAGCTATGCCCGGCGGAAGCGAAGAGCTTCTCCGCTCCCTTCTCTGTAAGCGCGGCATAGACCTTCATGCCGGGCAGGTTCTCCAGCGCAGGATCGGCATACAGCATGACCGGCGGCGGAGCGTTACGATTTCCCGCTGCGGGGTTCGGCGGAGCCCCCGGACGCGGCGGCGTAAACAGCACCATGCCGATGGCGCCTGCAGCATGCAGCGCCCTCCAGCGCTCCCCAGCGATGCGGGAATAGGCACGCTGCGGCCCCAGCAAGTTCGCCGGAGCACCGCCGTAGATCACCACTACCTTGCCCTTCAGATCTTCGCCGGTGATGTCATCCACGTGCTTCTTCGGAAGTGACAGCCCATAACCGAGAAAGACCATCGGCGCATCCACCGTTCCGGCCCCATCCACATGGGCGTTCAGCTGCAGCTCCGCAGGCAGCTCGTACCGGAGGTTATCCACAGCGAAGCTCGATTTTTCCACGTCAATGGATGTGGGCACGAGTTCAATATCCTGCCCGTATCCATTGGTTCCAGCAGGCTTCAGCCCAATCTGTTTGAACTGAGTTTCCACATATTCCACAGCCTTGAAGTACCCTGGCGAACCGGCGCGCCGGCCCTCCAGTTTGTCATCGGCCAGGTATTGCACGTGCGACCACCAGGCATCTGCGGCAGGGGTCCAGTCTTTTGTCTGGGCGTGAAGAACTGAGGTCAGAACGAGCGCAGAAGCAAGCAGCGGAATACGCGGCACGGCAACTCCAGAATAAGGGATATGGGGAGTATGTCACGAGAGAGCGTTTTCCCTGCGGGTGTGGTCCAGGGCTTTCACATCTATGGGCGTTTTCCGCACTGAAAACGCAGCTGCACCGTTGCACAGAAGTCGTAACTCCGGTATCGCACTGGGGATCGATAAAGATCTTCACGAGAAAAGAACACTCGCACATTTGCATTCTGCGGCAGCGACTGATTTCGATTGCTTCTGGAAGAAGCTATGTTGCCTGCTGACGCTTGGGTAAAGCTGCTTTGATATATTTACGCAATAGCCTCGTTAAGTTTTGGCGCTCTAACGCTGCTTCTGGCTATACCCGGTACACAACGTGAAAAATCAGGCAGTCGCGCTAATACTAGCCGTAGTGAGTTCTTCGGCGTTTCTGCAAGCGCAGTTGAAACACACAACAAATTGGGCAGATGCGCCGACCGTCACGCAGGAGCAGCGGCAAACCACAGGGTTTTTCTCTCCTTTAGTCCATCTTCCTTCTTTGAAGGAGATCGGTGAGTACCACTCGGGCGGTAATTTCATACCGCATGGCACATCCGTATCCCTGGGCGACAGAGAAGTTGAGAGTGAACCGCAAGGTAGTTCGACGGCCACCTACGCTCAATTCGACGCGAGACAGGCCTCCGAGACAACTTCATACAAAGCCTCTAGCTACGTTCCTCTCGATAGTTGGATTTACCCCGCCTTCGATCGATTGGCGGCCGTCGGCCCTCTGCCAACAAGCACCGCGATCCTCCGTCCGTGGACGAGACTGGAATGCGCACGACTGTTGGCTGAGGCACACATTGCCATCAATTACGAGGATGACGATGTAGCAGGTCCCATATTTGCAGCGTTAGATAAGGAATTTCGTAGCGAATCCACAATTATCGACGGAGGCCGAAACGCATCCGCAGGAATAGAGAGCGCCTATAGCCGCGTAACCGGCATCGCTGGAACCCCGATACGGGATGGCTTTCATTTTGCGTCGACGATCACCAACGACTTCGGACGGCCGTTTGGTAATGGAATCAACTCCTACGACGGTCTATCAGGATCTGCACAGTTTGGTCCGTTTGCGGTGTATGGGCGAGCGGAATACCAATATGCGTCCGCGATGCCGGAGTACAGTACCGCGACCAAACAGTTCCTTGCCGCCAACGACGTTCTTCCGGTGGGATGGAATCTACGCTCCGGCACGACAAGTCGCTTGCGGCCGATTGAAGCTTATGTCTCTTTGAACCTCGCGAACTGGCAGCTTTCCTTTGGGCAGCAGAGTCTTTGGTGGGCGCCGGACCGCAGCACGTCCTTGATCCTGTCGAATAATGCCGAAGCTCTGCCGATGTTTCGAATCACTCGCGCTAAGCCGGCGACCCTCCCGAGCTTTCTCAGCAAACTGGGCCCCGTGCACCTCGATATGTTTCTAGCGCGCCAAGGTGGAGTCCATTATGTGGGACTTGGCAGTACGTTTGCGGTTCATGGCACCCCAGACAAACCGTTGAAGCAGCCTCCGTATCTATGGGGTTTCGCCTTCACCGTCAAGCCTACGGAGTACCTTGAGCTTGGCTTTGCGCATACTGTGATCTTTGCCGGTTATAGCCGTCCGCTTACCTTTGAAACCTTCTTCCACACATTCTCCGTAGATGGAAATGGGCAAGAGATCGAGCCTGGCAAGCGTGTCACAGCGTTCAACTTCGCTTATCATCCTCCCTTCCTGCGGCAAAGCCTGGTGCTCTATAGCGAGGCCATGGCCTGGGATAATCCGATTCAGGGAAAGTTTGTTGGGCGCTATGCCTTCTCTCCGGGGATCTATATCCCGCAGATGCCGAAACTGCCAAAGCTGGATCTCCGTTTGGAAGCGGCTTACACCGACCTGCCCAAACTACCGATCCAGGGCTACTTTTACACGAACCACCACTACATTGAGGGCTATACCAATTACGGTCAGATCCTTGGGAGTTGGGTTGGCCCCCAGGGGATTGGTGGAGAGGCTTCCAGCACCTATTGGTTTTCGCCTCGGACAAAAGCCTCAATCAGTTATCGGAAGATGGTCTCAGATGTCGGGTACTTCCAGGGCGGCCATCGGGATGACGTTTCAGGAAAGCTGATTTGGACGCCCAACGCTTCCACAGAAATCTCCGGAGACCTGCAGTACGGGCATTGGAACTTTCCAGCAGTGTCTCCAACATCAAAGTCCGATTTCACGACAACAATCCAGATTCGATTCTTCCCGCAAAATCATCGTGATCACTAGAGTCCTGAGTCTGAAGTTCTGGTCGTAAATTTTGTCATCCTGAACGTTCGGGGTCCCCAGCGAACTTGTTCGCTGATGAGTGAAGGACCTGCTTTTTCAA
This genomic window from Terriglobus albidus contains:
- a CDS encoding outer membrane beta-barrel protein; amino-acid sequence: MKFRRLSLLLALTVGVFTVSARAQLGVYGTVNVQQVSVSGKNVAPVGGGGGVYYDFKQIGRIKLGADVRGSVASSKQGNDNGFNGVGTRIHTALGGVRASTTLPVNWIKPYLQGSVGWGGSNFGASQNISGGLAYEAFAGVDLKVAPIMDVRLAEFGIGSIHANNSNHELKTISFGVVLHLP
- a CDS encoding helix-hairpin-helix domain-containing protein, which encodes MRGLRLPLAVVAATVAALLCSARGAQAQQLPEGPTRDLVTSTCSRCHEFDRVLSQHQDKDGWSAIVNKMVGLGLQASDDDIKKIVDYLATNLPAEKVEKLNINKMTAVQFETTLGIPRPLSRAIIEYRDKNGDFKTLDDLKKVPGVDPAKVEAKKDRLTV
- a CDS encoding phosphoribosylanthranilate isomerase gives rise to the protein MWVKICANTNLDDAKLAAELGADALGFVFAAASSRRMTPEQVAPIVQELPESIEKVGVFAELDLAAIRAAVEYAGLTGVQLHGDYTPELILGLRKGLSTPVTILQTLHWQVTAGLEQAEAFEASTRRIAEDGLAARLLVDAKTASASGGTGTAFDWNLARASFEIARRGMPIILAGGLRPENVAEAIRTLRPWGVDVASGVESAPGKKDPEKLQAFITNARQAERNGA
- the trpC gene encoding indole-3-glycerol phosphate synthase TrpC, with protein sequence MSSHLERILANTRIEVSARKAAAEFAALEEAAAAHTPRGFARALRERAETGPAVIAELKKASPSKGLIRAEFEPVALGTELEAAGAACLSVLTDEVFFLGGLENLRRVSAAVKIPCLRKDFMVEPFQVLEARAAGADAILLIMAALGDEDLRVLRDTARTYGLDVLCEVHDQEELDRALQLDCECVGVNSRNLKTFDVSIERAVELASQLPDGVVRVAESGIASRQDVENLRVAGFDAFLIGETLMRQPSPGAMLRELIG
- a CDS encoding PQQ-binding-like beta-propeller repeat protein, which codes for MRRFCWNKLLLPAVLLLGGGAAAWAVNILTEGVDVGRTGWVQGDKSFTVQNVKNMKLLWKVQLDSKPREMHNLFPPLLVENVETPAGKKNIAVVVGVLDELYGLDANTGNTIWHVTYKTDYQPPKTSATLCPGGQTAVPVVVRGEKSGDWTVWAIGWDGYLRKMNVADGKELEAPEKFIPANGKPYALNYLNGVIYTSTAQGCGGLTNSTFAYDTKTRIATAFIPSGGGLWGRRGVGLSPDGESYMGTGDGVWDVENGHLGNGIIGVKLDKSGELQLNDFYAPKNAEYMFKRDLDVNVTPVSVDWKGHKLLIGTSKECRLWLLDRDNLGGDDHRTPLAQTPLLCNLNGNFAEEGVWGAISTYVDAKGDLYVVVPFFGPANPKYIGATHYAPAPKMGGGGVTTLKVTETGGKFGFTPVWTSEDIDHPDEAVILNGVIFVNGSGEDARQQWDDNYWDKTPEMLPKGPWSQQSNTRIHYSRHAVLVALDAATGKMLWSSGNQIASWNHFAGITAANGRVYIPSYDGMMYCFGVAK
- a CDS encoding capsule assembly Wzi family protein; translated protein: MAEAHIAINYEDDDVAGPIFAALDKEFRSESTIIDGGRNASAGIESAYSRVTGIAGTPIRDGFHFASTITNDFGRPFGNGINSYDGLSGSAQFGPFAVYGRAEYQYASAMPEYSTATKQFLAANDVLPVGWNLRSGTTSRLRPIEAYVSLNLANWQLSFGQQSLWWAPDRSTSLILSNNAEALPMFRITRAKPATLPSFLSKLGPVHLDMFLARQGGVHYVGLGSTFAVHGTPDKPLKQPPYLWGFAFTVKPTEYLELGFAHTVIFAGYSRPLTFETFFHTFSVDGNGQEIEPGKRVTAFNFAYHPPFLRQSLVLYSEAMAWDNPIQGKFVGRYAFSPGIYIPQMPKLPKLDLRLEAAYTDLPKLPIQGYFYTNHHYIEGYTNYGQILGSWVGPQGIGGEASSTYWFSPRTKASISYRKMVSDVGYFQGGHRDDVSGKLIWTPNASTEISGDLQYGHWNFPAVSPTSKSDFTTTIQIRFFPQNHRDH
- a CDS encoding M28 family peptidase gives rise to the protein MPRIPLLASALVLTSVLHAQTKDWTPAADAWWSHVQYLADDKLEGRRAGSPGYFKAVEYVETQFKQIGLKPAGTNGYGQDIELVPTSIDVEKSSFAVDNLRYELPAELQLNAHVDGAGTVDAPMVFLGYGLSLPKKHVDDITGEDLKGKVVVIYGGAPANLLGPQRAYSRIAGERWRALHAAGAIGMVLFTPPRPGAPPNPAAGNRNAPPPVMLYADPALENLPGMKVYAALTEKGAEKLFASAGHSFAEIKASGDAGKPLAHFAFPGTLHATTAIKTAEHLHAPNVVGLLEGADTKLKKEYLVISAHLDHLGIGRPVDGDNLYNGAMDNASGVASLIETAKLLAAGARPKRSILFVALAAEEMGELGSQYFATRPTVPKSAIVADLNMDMYLPLFPLRYLEIQGLGESTLGNDARAVCQLNDVEPQFDKQPDENRFIRSDQVNFVKQGIPALAFKFGWTPGSPEEKTFNTWVAVRYHRPSDDLNQPVDKVGAAQFTSLLAQLATRVADAKGRPEWYPESSFAATKVAAK